One region of Hydrogenobaculum sp. Y04AAS1 genomic DNA includes:
- a CDS encoding iron-sulfur cluster assembly accessory protein → MKTMVEFTLTDRAIKAIKKLAAKKQLTNPVFRVSLIEEGCAGYKYYTEFDNAVKDSDIVIDYGDFKLAIDKYSYDYLKGTELDYIENLMKTNNFIFNNPNIKQSCKCGSSFNFR, encoded by the coding sequence ATGAAAACTATGGTAGAATTTACATTGACAGATAGAGCTATAAAGGCCATTAAGAAACTGGCCGCTAAAAAACAGCTTACAAACCCGGTTTTTAGAGTAAGCCTTATAGAAGAAGGATGCGCAGGGTATAAATATTATACCGAATTTGATAACGCTGTAAAAGACAGCGATATAGTAATAGATTACGGCGATTTTAAGCTTGCTATAGACAAATACTCTTACGATTATCTAAAGGGCACGGAACTAGACTATATAGAAAATCTTATGAAAACCAACAATTTTATATTCAACAACCCAAACATAAAGCAGTCCTGTAAATGTGGTTCTTCTTTTAATTTTAGATAA
- the mnmE gene encoding tRNA uridine-5-carboxymethylaminomethyl(34) synthesis GTPase MnmE, whose translation MNNTIVAPATPVLKSAISILRLSGFNCIDIANRFLHIENPKPRYAYRTSFYVNNKELDDVIAIYYKAPRSYTGEDMLEIFFHGNPIIIEKAIETLVDYGCSFASPGEFTKRAFLNGKMTLDEASSVELLISANTEKALENALNMLKGKFSSFIEGLRKEFIRIIANIEADIEFGYEDIQPLDVNEIKKEINDLICRLEEFHKKLKEQSYLYDGIKVAIVGKPNVGKSSLFNTLLQKRRAIVSDIPGTTRDYIEDRLEINGFPVKLVDTAGIRKTDNPIEREGINIAIEHMKEAHVVLFVVDGSKDLEEEDYFIYDIVKNLNTLVALNKSDLGINSKTLDFFKNNAIIISIRNQENVEYLKNKVLHMLDLADDGIYVSKRNKFLVAKALESLKEAVLQNKTEVMMLYIREALDYLEEILGLIKDEDVLDEIFSTFCIGK comes from the coding sequence ATGAATAATACTATTGTAGCTCCGGCAACTCCTGTTTTAAAATCGGCTATTTCTATATTGAGGTTATCTGGCTTCAACTGCATAGATATAGCTAATAGATTTTTGCACATTGAAAATCCAAAGCCAAGGTATGCCTATCGTACATCTTTTTATGTAAACAATAAAGAACTTGACGATGTTATAGCTATATACTACAAGGCTCCTCGTTCTTATACCGGAGAGGATATGCTTGAAATCTTCTTTCACGGAAATCCTATTATTATAGAAAAAGCTATAGAAACGCTTGTAGATTACGGGTGCTCCTTTGCTTCACCTGGAGAGTTTACAAAAAGAGCATTTTTAAATGGCAAAATGACCTTGGATGAAGCTTCAAGTGTTGAGCTTTTAATAAGTGCCAATACTGAAAAGGCTTTAGAAAATGCTTTAAACATGTTAAAAGGTAAATTCTCTTCTTTTATTGAAGGACTAAGAAAAGAGTTTATAAGGATCATTGCTAACATAGAAGCAGATATAGAGTTTGGTTATGAGGATATACAACCCCTTGATGTAAATGAGATAAAAAAAGAAATCAATGATCTAATTTGTAGGTTGGAAGAGTTTCATAAAAAGCTAAAAGAACAATCTTATTTATACGATGGTATAAAAGTAGCTATAGTAGGTAAACCAAACGTTGGTAAGTCTTCATTGTTTAATACGCTTTTACAAAAAAGAAGGGCTATAGTGTCTGATATACCTGGGACTACGAGAGATTATATAGAGGATAGGCTTGAAATAAATGGTTTCCCTGTCAAACTTGTTGATACAGCTGGTATTAGGAAAACTGACAATCCAATAGAAAGAGAAGGTATAAACATAGCGATTGAACATATGAAAGAAGCTCATGTTGTGCTGTTTGTGGTGGATGGTTCTAAAGATCTTGAAGAAGAAGATTACTTTATTTATGATATTGTTAAAAACCTAAATACTCTGGTTGCTTTAAATAAAAGTGATTTGGGGATAAATAGCAAAACTCTTGATTTTTTCAAAAATAATGCTATAATTATTTCTATAAGAAACCAAGAAAATGTTGAATACTTGAAAAATAAAGTTTTACATATGTTGGATTTAGCCGATGATGGTATTTATGTTTCAAAAAGGAATAAGTTTTTGGTAGCTAAAGCTTTAGAGTCATTGAAAGAAGCTGTTTTGCAAAATAAAACAGAAGTTATGATGCTTTATATAAGGGAGGCTCTAGATTATCTTGAGGAAATTCTTGGACTTATTAAAGATGAAGACGTTTTGGATGAGATATTTTCTACATTTTGTATTGGAAAATGA
- the rho gene encoding transcription termination factor Rho, protein MEQDITTKETNKELSLEELKKMTISELQKLGKEFDLKRITGIRKEELIENILEAYGKTKGLRFVRGVLEVLQDGYGFLRSSNNNYMPNPDDIYVSPSQIKKLYLRTGDTIIGFSRPPKDNEKYYALIKIESVNGLPIGSLELRSRSSFDKLVPYHPTERLNIEYNPSDYATRVLSLVSPIGKGQRGLIVAPPKAGKTVILQRLSKAILTNHPEVYLIILLIDERPEEVTEMRRIVMSNADNADHEPEVIASTFDEPPERHMQVAELVIEKAKRLVELGNDVVILLDSMTRFARASNAVTPPTGRVLSGGIEATALQRPKKFFGAARNIEDGGSLTIIATALIETGSRMDDVIYEEFKGTGNMEVHLDRRLTEKRIFPAINISKSGTRKEELLLSDWELQRIWVLRKFFSSMDDVEAMEFLLDKLKKFKTNQEFLKAMNA, encoded by the coding sequence ATGGAACAAGACATTACAACCAAAGAAACTAACAAAGAGCTATCGCTAGAGGAACTTAAAAAAATGACAATATCCGAGTTACAAAAACTCGGTAAAGAGTTTGATTTGAAAAGGATCACCGGTATAAGAAAAGAAGAGCTCATAGAGAATATTCTTGAAGCTTACGGTAAAACAAAGGGTTTAAGGTTTGTAAGAGGAGTACTAGAAGTTTTGCAAGATGGATATGGATTTTTAAGAAGCTCAAACAATAACTACATGCCAAACCCAGATGATATATATGTATCTCCGTCTCAGATAAAAAAACTATATTTAAGGACTGGTGATACTATAATAGGCTTTTCAAGACCACCAAAAGACAATGAAAAATATTACGCTCTTATAAAGATAGAGTCTGTAAACGGATTGCCTATAGGTTCTTTGGAGCTAAGAAGTAGATCGTCTTTTGATAAGTTGGTGCCGTACCATCCTACGGAGCGCCTTAATATAGAATACAATCCATCAGACTATGCCACAAGGGTGCTTAGTTTGGTTAGTCCTATAGGTAAAGGTCAAAGAGGGCTTATTGTAGCACCGCCAAAAGCTGGTAAAACCGTTATTCTTCAACGTTTGTCAAAGGCTATTCTTACCAACCACCCAGAAGTATACTTAATTATTTTACTGATAGATGAAAGACCGGAAGAAGTTACTGAGATGAGGCGTATAGTGATGTCAAATGCAGACAATGCCGATCATGAACCAGAGGTTATAGCCTCTACCTTTGACGAGCCACCAGAAAGACATATGCAGGTGGCTGAGCTTGTTATAGAAAAAGCCAAAAGACTTGTGGAGCTTGGAAACGACGTGGTAATACTTCTTGATTCTATGACAAGGTTTGCAAGAGCTTCCAATGCCGTAACACCACCAACAGGCAGGGTGCTTTCAGGTGGTATAGAAGCTACAGCTTTACAAAGACCCAAGAAATTCTTTGGAGCCGCTAGAAATATAGAAGATGGTGGAAGTCTAACCATCATAGCTACAGCGCTAATAGAAACTGGTTCTCGTATGGATGATGTTATATATGAAGAGTTTAAAGGTACAGGTAATATGGAAGTGCACCTTGATAGAAGGCTGACAGAGAAACGTATATTCCCAGCTATAAATATAAGCAAATCCGGCACAAGAAAAGAAGAGCTACTTTTATCGGATTGGGAGTTGCAGCGTATCTGGGTTCTTAGAAAATTCTTCTCTTCTATGGATGACGTAGAAGCGATGGAGTTTTTACTTGATAAGCTCAAAAAGTTTAAAACGAATCAAGAATTTTTAAAAGCGATGAACGCTTGA